The following are from one region of the Anaerolineae bacterium genome:
- a CDS encoding EamA family transporter: MSLSLTERAAALGGGLTGDRRRLVGVIMGLSYGAGWAACTVWLRRLLDTYPLHPTGIMFWRGLIVSGALMAILLVRGQRAQRENRRRRHGGGRPPGQARVLPLEEDGRTQGGRTQGSPLRVARRHVPLLVLFGFVGIALNNASWGLSVNLNGVTVATVMAYSAPIFTVLLSRPLYGEHITRRKATSLLLALTGCLLVSQVYNIGRTQLQTMGMAMALAVGLTQAGRDLLGKKVGGLYPELKGLFYGFLFGTVFLGVGQLSWELVPRLPPLGWLELGGMSLGIMASYLLYLGALARLPVSVASILGLSEAVVAAVLAYLVHGETLSGPQILGALLVISGVVVLEVRDA; this comes from the coding sequence GTGAGCCTGTCTCTGACCGAGCGGGCGGCAGCGCTGGGCGGCGGCCTCACCGGCGACCGGCGGCGGCTGGTGGGCGTGATCATGGGCCTCAGCTACGGCGCGGGCTGGGCCGCCTGCACGGTGTGGTTGCGGCGCCTGCTGGACACCTACCCCTTGCACCCGACCGGCATCATGTTCTGGCGTGGCCTGATCGTATCGGGCGCGCTGATGGCCATACTGCTGGTCCGGGGCCAACGGGCGCAGAGGGAGAACAGGCGCAGGCGCCACGGCGGAGGCCGCCCTCCGGGGCAGGCACGGGTTCTGCCCCTAGAGGAGGACGGGCGAACACAAGGCGGGCGAACACAAGGTTCGCCCCTACGGGTGGCGCGAAGGCATGTGCCCCTGCTGGTGCTCTTCGGGTTCGTCGGCATCGCCCTGAACAACGCCTCCTGGGGCCTGTCGGTCAACCTAAATGGGGTGACGGTGGCCACCGTGATGGCCTACAGCGCCCCGATATTCACGGTGTTGCTCTCCCGCCCGCTATACGGGGAGCACATAACCCGTCGCAAGGCTACTTCTCTGCTGCTGGCTCTCACCGGCTGTCTGCTGGTTTCCCAGGTCTACAACATTGGCCGAACGCAGCTACAGACGATGGGCATGGCCATGGCTCTGGCGGTGGGTCTGACCCAGGCAGGAAGAGACCTGCTGGGCAAGAAGGTAGGAGGCCTCTATCCCGAGCTGAAGGGACTGTTCTACGGCTTCCTCTTTGGCACGGTCTTCCTGGGGGTGGGGCAGTTGTCGTGGGAGCTGGTGCCTCGGCTACCGCCCCTCGGTTGGCTAGAGCTAGGCGGCATGTCTCTGGGCATCATGGCCTCCTACCTGCTCTACTTAGGGGCGTTGGCCCGGCTGCCGGTGAGCGTGGCCAGTATTCTGGGCCTGTCTGAAGCGGTGGTGGCGGCGGTGTTGGCGTATCTGGTGCATGGCGAGACACTGTCAGGTCCTCAGATCCTGGGAGCGCTGCTCGTGATCAGCGGCGTGGTGGTGCTGGAGGTGCGCGATGCCTGA